One Pseudomonas brassicacearum genomic region harbors:
- a CDS encoding sigma-54-dependent transcriptional regulator — MRIHVSFIDRVGITQEVLALLGGRNLNLDAVEMVPPNVYIDAPTLSPQVLDELREALFSVRGVQAVTVVDILPGQRRHLQLDALLAAMTDPVLALDSAGKVLLANPALIALYGREPAGESVAELFGDEALLGALLENGFRLPLREITLNGQTLLLDATPITDAGALLTLYQPNRIGERLSALHHDHAEGFDALLGESPAIRTLKARAQRVATLDAPLLIQGETGTGKELVARACHAISARYSAPFLALNCAALPENLAESELFGYAPGAFTGAQRGGKPGLMELANQGTVFLDEIGEMSPYLQAKLLRFLNDGSFRRVGGDREIKVNVRILSATHRNLEKMVSEGSFREDLFYRLNVLNVEVPPLRERGQDILLLARYFMQQACAQIQRPVCRLAPGTYPALLGNRWPGNVRQLQNVIFRAAAICESSLVDIGDLDIAGTSVARQGDVDVESLEQAVETFEKHLLESLYVNYPSTRQLASRLQTSHTAIAHRLRKYGISNKP; from the coding sequence ATGCGTATCCACGTCAGCTTCATCGACCGCGTCGGCATCACCCAGGAAGTCCTGGCGTTGCTCGGTGGACGCAATCTCAATCTGGATGCGGTGGAGATGGTGCCCCCCAACGTTTACATCGACGCGCCGACCCTCAGCCCGCAAGTGCTGGATGAGTTGCGCGAAGCGCTGTTCAGCGTGCGCGGCGTGCAGGCGGTGACCGTGGTGGACATCCTGCCGGGCCAGCGTCGGCACTTGCAACTCGACGCGCTGCTGGCGGCCATGACCGACCCGGTGCTGGCCCTGGACAGCGCCGGCAAGGTGTTGCTGGCCAACCCGGCGCTGATCGCCCTGTACGGTCGTGAACCGGCCGGGGAAAGCGTCGCCGAGCTGTTCGGTGACGAAGCGCTGTTGGGCGCGCTGCTGGAAAATGGTTTCCGCCTGCCGCTGCGGGAAATCACCCTCAACGGCCAGACCTTGCTGCTGGACGCGACGCCCATCACCGACGCCGGCGCCCTGCTGACGCTCTACCAGCCGAACCGCATCGGCGAACGCCTGTCGGCCCTGCACCACGACCACGCCGAAGGCTTCGACGCACTGCTGGGCGAATCCCCGGCGATCCGCACCCTCAAGGCCCGGGCCCAGCGGGTCGCGACCCTGGATGCACCGCTGCTGATCCAGGGCGAAACCGGCACCGGCAAGGAACTGGTGGCCCGGGCCTGCCACGCCATCAGCGCCCGCTACAGTGCGCCGTTCCTGGCCCTGAACTGCGCCGCCTTGCCGGAGAACCTGGCTGAAAGCGAACTGTTCGGCTATGCCCCTGGCGCCTTCACTGGCGCGCAACGGGGTGGCAAGCCCGGGCTCATGGAACTGGCGAACCAGGGCACGGTGTTTCTCGATGAAATCGGCGAGATGTCGCCGTATCTGCAAGCCAAGCTGCTGCGCTTCCTGAACGATGGCAGCTTTCGCCGGGTCGGCGGCGACCGGGAAATCAAGGTCAACGTGCGGATCCTCAGCGCCACCCACCGCAACCTGGAGAAAATGGTCAGCGAAGGCTCGTTCCGCGAAGATCTGTTCTATCGCCTGAACGTGCTCAACGTCGAGGTCCCGCCCCTGCGCGAGCGCGGCCAGGACATCCTGCTGCTGGCGCGCTACTTCATGCAGCAGGCCTGTGCACAGATCCAACGCCCGGTCTGCCGCCTCGCCCCCGGTACTTATCCGGCACTGCTGGGGAATCGCTGGCCGGGCAACGTGCGGCAATTGCAAAACGTGATCTTCCGCGCCGCCGCCATCTGTGAAAGCAGCCTGGTGGACATCGGCGACCTGGACATCGCCGGCACCTCCGTCGCGCGTCAAGGCGATGTGGACGTCGAAAGCCTGGAACAGGCCGTGGAAACC
- a CDS encoding LysR family transcriptional regulator gives MDRLQAMRVFVTVVDLGSQSATAEHLDLSRPVVSRYLAELEDWVGARLMHRTTRKLSLTAAGSEILPRCRQMLELSGDMQAAVSTPDDAPRGLLRISASTSFGQAQLASAMADYVKRYPGVSVDLQMLDRTVNLVDERIDLAIRMSNDLDPNLIARRLTVCRSVICASPGYLREHPTPQRVEDLSQHNCLTHSYVGKSLWHFEQDGEQISVPVQGTISANEASTLLRATMAGAGVAMLPSYQAGAHIKNGELIRLLAHAEPRQMNMYAVYASRKHMPSALRSMLDFLVLRFPEVPEWDVGL, from the coding sequence ATGGATCGTCTACAAGCAATGCGGGTGTTCGTCACAGTGGTGGACCTGGGCAGCCAGTCGGCGACGGCTGAGCACCTGGACCTGTCGCGGCCAGTGGTGTCGCGGTATCTGGCGGAGCTGGAAGACTGGGTCGGCGCCCGGTTGATGCACCGAACCACGCGCAAACTTAGCCTGACGGCCGCAGGCTCCGAGATCCTGCCGCGCTGCCGGCAGATGCTGGAACTGTCCGGCGACATGCAAGCGGCGGTCAGCACGCCGGACGACGCGCCACGGGGCCTGCTGCGCATCAGTGCCAGCACCTCGTTCGGCCAGGCCCAGCTGGCAAGCGCCATGGCCGACTACGTCAAGCGATACCCTGGGGTGAGTGTCGACCTGCAAATGCTCGATCGCACCGTGAACCTGGTGGACGAGCGCATCGACCTGGCGATCCGCATGAGCAATGACCTGGACCCGAACCTGATCGCCCGGCGCCTCACGGTCTGCCGCTCGGTGATCTGCGCCTCGCCCGGTTACCTGCGCGAACACCCGACACCGCAGCGGGTCGAGGACTTGAGCCAGCACAACTGCCTGACCCACTCCTACGTCGGCAAAAGCCTGTGGCACTTCGAGCAGGACGGCGAGCAGATTTCGGTGCCGGTGCAGGGCACTATCAGCGCCAACGAAGCCAGCACGCTGCTGCGGGCCACCATGGCCGGCGCCGGGGTAGCGATGCTGCCCAGCTATCAGGCCGGCGCCCACATCAAGAACGGCGAACTGATCCGCCTGCTGGCCCACGCCGAGCCCCGCCAGATGAACATGTACGCGGTATACGCCTCACGCAAGCACATGCCTTCGGCGCTGCGCAGCATGCTGGATTTCCTGGTGCTGCGATTTCCCGAGGTCCCGGAGTGGGATGTGGGGTTGTAG